The segment GCTGGTGCGCTGCGCCGTGGTCGGGGAGGTCGCCGATCTCACGACGGCCGTCGGCCCGGCCTCGGTGCGGGCGAGGGCGGGGCCGTAGGGGGTGGCCGGCGTGGGCCGTCAGGCCAGGAGCGCGTTCAGGACCCGCACCGCCGCCGCCTTGTCCAGCGGGTCGTTCCCGTTGCCGCACTTGGGGGACTGGACACAGGACGGGCACCCGAAGTCGCACTCGCAGGAGGCGATCGCCTCGCGTGTGGCGGTGAGCCAGGCGCGGGCCGTGTGGAAGGCCCGTTCGGCGAAGCCCGCACCGCCGGGGTGGCCGTCGTAGACGAAGACGGTCGGGAGGCCGGTGTCGGGGTGGAGGGCGATGGAGACGCCGCCGATGTCCCAGCGGTCGCAGGTGGCGAAGAGAGGCAGCAGCCCGATGGAGGCGTGCTCGGCGGCGTGAAGGGCGCCGGGGAGCTCCTCGGGGTGGATGTCGGCGGCGTCGAGCTGGGCGTCGGTCATGGTCCACCAGACGGCCCGGGTGCGCAGCGTGCGCGGGGGGAGGTCGAGCTTGGTCTCGCCGAGGACCTCGCCGGTGATGAGCCGGCGTCGCAGATAGGAGACGACTTGATTGGTGACTTCGACGGAGCCGAAGCAGAGGCGGGCGTCGCCCCAGGATTCCTCCTGGTCGACGTCGAGGACGGACACCGACACCGTGTCGCGGGCCATCGTCGAGTAGGAGGGCTCGGCGGCCTCGACGAGGGCGACGGCGTCCTCCAGATCGAGCCGGCGCACCAGATAGGTGCGGCCCTGGTGCAGGTGGACCGCTCCCTCGTGCACCGTCGCATGCGCGGCGGAGGCGTCGACCGTGCCGAGCAGCCGCCCGGTGCCGGCTTCGACGACGCGGACGGGGCGGCCGCCGCCGCCCCGGATGTCGGTGAGGTCGGCGGCGCGCTCGCGGCGGGTCCAGTACCAGCCGCCGGCCCGTCGGCGCAGCAGGCCGCGCTGCTCCAACTGGCCCACCAGACCGGCGGCCTCGGGACCGAAGAGTTTGAGATCGGCCTCGACGAGCGGAAGCTCCGCCGCGGCCGCGCACAGGTGCGGGGCGAGGACGTACGGGTTGTCGGGGTCGAGCACGGTGGACTCGACGGGGCGCTGGAAGAGCGCTTCCGGGTGGTGGACGAGATACGTGTCCAAGGGGTCGTCGCGGGCGATGAGGACGGCCAGGGCGCCCTGGCCGCCGCGCCCGGCGCGGCCCGCCTGCTGCCACAGGGAGGCCCGCGTACCGGGGTAGCCCGCCAGGAGGACGGCATCGAGCCCGGAGACGTCCACGCCCAGCTCCAGGGCCGTTGTGGAGGCCAGCCCGAGGAGCCGGCCGTCGTGCAGGTCGCGCTCGATGGCGCGGCGTTCCTCGGGGAGGTAGCCGCCGCGATAGGCGCCGACCCGGCTCGGCAGGGAGGCGTCCACCTCCGCCAGCCGCTCCTTCGCGATGACCGACACCAGCTCGGCGCCCCGCCGGGAGCGTACGAAGGCGACCGTACGGGTGCCCTGCACCACCAGGTCGGTGAGCAGGTCAGCGGCCTCGGCGACGGCCGTACGCCGCACCGGCGCGCCGCGCTCGCCGCTGAGCTCGGTCAGCGGGGGCTCCCAGAGGGCGAAGGCGAGCTCGCCGCGTGGGGAGGCGTCGTCGGTCACCTCGACGACCGGGACTCCGGTGAGCCGTCCGGCGGCCTCGGCGGGGTCCGAGGCGGTGGCGGAGGCCAGCAGGAAGACCGGATCGGAGCCGTAGCGGGCGCACAGCCGCCGCAGCCGCCGCAGCACCTGGGCGACGTGCGAGCCGAAGACCCCGCGGTAGGTGTGGCACTCGTCGATCACGACATAGCGCAGCGCCCGCAGGAAGGAGGACCACCGGGCGTGCCCCGGCAGGATGCCCAGGTGCAGCATGTCGGGGTTGGTCAGGACGTACGTGGCGTACTGGCGGACCCACTCCCGCTCCTCAACGGGCGTGTCGCCGTCGTAGACCGCCGCGCGCACCGCCGTGCCCAGCGGGGCGGCCAGGGAGGCCACAGCGCGCCTCTGATCGGCCGCCAGGGCCTTCGTGGGCGCCAGGTACAGCGCGGTGGCCCCACGGCCGTTCGGAGCCTGTGAGCCGTCCAGCAGGGCGCTGAGCACTGGCACCTGATACGCGAGCGACTTGCCGGAAGCGGTACCCGTGGCGACCACGACGGACTCGTTGCCGATAGCGTGTGAGGCGACGCGTGCCTGGTGCTCCCAGGGGCGCTCGATGCCTGCCGTCCGAACGGCTTCGATCACTTCATTACGGATCTGATCAGGCCAATCGGCATGGCGGCCGACCCTTGCGGGCAAGTGCTCCGTATGGGTGATGCGCGCGGCCCTGCCTGCCCCCGTGGCGAGCCGCTCAAGGAGGACGCGGGGGGAAGGGCGGCCGTGCGCCGACTGCGGAAGATCGTGGGCCATCGGCACTCAGTGTGTCACTGGCATGACGGACAATCGCCGTAAGGCGTCGTGCACGCCCGCTGGTAAGTGATTGAATGCCAACGCGGCTGCCGATCCATGGGGGGCGACCGCTCGATGCAAGGTGCTGGAGGATCCGTGGACCTGTCCCTGTCGACTCGAACCGTTGGCGACCGTACGGTCGTCGAGGTCGGCGGCGAGATTGATGTGTACACCGCGCCCAAGCTGCGTGAGCAGCTGGTCGAGCTCGTGAACGACGGTAGTTATCACCTGGTTGTGGACATGGAGGGAGTCGACTTCCTCGATTCCACCGGTCTGGGTGTGCTCGTCGGCGGGCTCAAGCGGGTTCGTGCGCATGAAGGCTCGCTTCGCCTGGTGTGCAACCAGGAGCGCATTCTTAAGATTTTCCGGATTACCGGCCTGACCAAGGTGTTTCCCATCCACACCTCGGTCGACGAGGCCGTAGCGGCGACCGACTGACCCGGCCGATCGCCGTACACACGCGGGGCGCCGGGCGAACAATGACGCCGCCCGGGCCCCCGTTATGCCCGCCCATAGGCACGAGGGGGAGGCCATGCCCACCGTAGAACTGCTCTTCAGCGCTCTGCCGGAGCACGTCCGTACTGCACGGCTTGTTGCGGCGGCGGTAGCGCGCAGGGCGGGGGTGGACGAGGCCGTCCTCGACGAGGTCCGGCTCGCCGTGGGCGAAGCGTGCAGCCGGGCCGTCGGACTGCACCGCAGCAGCGGTGTGGACACGCCGGTGCGGGTGTTGCTGACCGAGGACGAGAAGAAGTTCTCCATCTCGGTCGGCGACGAAGTCCCGGTGGACGGCGCGGCGGTCCAGGCCGCCGTTCCTTCGGCGCGCCCGGAGTCCTCGCCGGACGAGGCCGAGACCACCGAGGCCGAGGACGAGGGACAGATGGGCCTTGCCGTCATCAGCGGCCTGGTCGATGACGTCGAGGTCATCGACGGCGAGAACGGCGGCCTGATCCGCATGACCTGGCCGACGACGGCCCCGTGACGACGACGGCTCCGTGACGACGACCGCCCCGTAACCCGGTCGGCCGAGCCGACCTGCGCCTGCACCATTCACCGTTTACGGTGAAATTTATGGTGCGGGCGCTTTGCTATAGGCCCCCTGGGGCCGAAAAACGGCTCCTGCGCCCTGTTTTGATCTAGTTCGGCTCCCTACAATCCGTCCACGTCTTTGCTCAGCAGTTCGCCTGAGCGCAGCGGCGGTCGTAGTCGCAGGAGCCGCGCGCCCATGTGCCAAACGTCAAGGAGGACGAATGGCGGGGCAACTTACCCCTCACACGCAGGACATCGTTTCAACTCTGGCCGCCACACCCGTGCTGACCGACGGGAACCGCAATCTCGTACTCGTCATCGCGGTCGTGGCCATCGCAGCACTGGTGCTCGCGGTGGTGCTGGTTCGTCAAGTGCTCGCAGCCGACGAGGGCACCGACAGCATGAAGGAGATCGCGGGCGCCGTGCAGGAGGGCGCGAACGCCTATCTGGCACGGCAGTTCCGCACCCTGGGCGTCTTCGCGGTCGCCGCCTTCTTCCTGCTTCTGATGCTGCCTGCCGACACCACCTCGCAGCGCATCGGCCGCAGCGTGTTCTTCCTGGTCGGCGCCGGTTTCTCGGCCGTGACCGGCTACGTCGGCATGTGGCTGGCGGTGCGCAGCAACGTACGCGTGGCCGCGGCGGCGAGAGCGGCGACGCCCGAGCCCGGCCAGCCGGCGGCGGACCTCACCACGGTCTCGCACCGGGCGATGAAGATCGCTTTCCGCACTGGTGGCGTGGTGGGCATGTTCACCGTCGGCCTCGGCCTGCTCGGCGCCTCCGTCGTCGTCCTGGTCTACAAGCAGGACGCGCCGAAGGTGCTGGAGGGATTCGGCTTCGGGGCGGCGCTGCTCGCGATGTTCATGCGTGTCGGCGGCGGCATCTTCACCAAGGCCGCCGATGTGGGCGCCGACCTGGTCGGCAAGGTCGAACAGGGCATCCCGGAGGACGACCCGCGCAATGCCGCGACCATCGCGGACAACGTGGGCGACAACGTCGGCGACTGCGCGGGCATGGCCGCCGACCTCTTCGAGTCGTACGCCGTCACGCTGGTCGCCGCGCTGATCCTCGGCAAGGTGACCTTCGGCGACGCCGGTCTCGCCTTCCCGCTGCTCATCCCCGCGATCGGCGTCCTGACCGCCATGGTCGGCATCTTCGCGGTCGCCCCGCGCCGCAACGACCGCAGCGGCATGACCGCGATCAACCGCGGCTTCTTCATCTCGGCCGTCATCTCGCTGGCCCTGGTGGCCGTCGCCACGTACGTCTACCTGCCGTCGACCTACGCCGAACTCAAGGGCGTCCCGGCTGCCATCGCCGCCCACCCGGGCGACCCGCGCACCCTGGCGCTGATCGCGGTGGCCATCGGCATCGTGCTCGCCGCGCTGATCCAGCAGCTCACGGGCTACTTCACCGAGACCAGCCGCCGCCCGGTCCGGGACATCGGCAAGACCTCGCTCACCGGCCCCGCCACCGTCATCCTGTCCGGCATCTCCCTCGGCCTGGAGTCGGCGGTGTACTCGGCCGTCCTCATCGGGCTGTCGGTCTACGGCGCCTTCCTGCTGGGCGGTACGTCGGTGTGGCTGGCCCTGTTCGCGGTCGCGCTGGCCGGGACCGGGCTGCTGACCACGGTCGGCGTGATCGTGGCCATGGACACCTTCGGCCCGGTCGCGGACAACGCCCAGGGCATCGCCGAGATGTCGGGCGACGTGCACGGCGAGGGCGCCCAGGTGCTCACCGACCTGGACGCGGTCGGCAACACCACCAAGGCGATCACCAAGGGCATCGCGATCGCGACCGCCGTGCTCGCCGCGACCGCGCTCTTCGGCTCCTTCAAGGAGGCCATCGACACGGCCGTGGCCAAGGCCGAGATCCCGGCCGCGGACATGCGCTGGCTGTCCCTGGACATCTCCCAGCCGAACAACCTGGTCGGGCTGCTGCTCGGCGCCGCCGTGGTGTTCCTGTTCTCCGGGCTCGCCATCAACGCCGTGTCCCGGTCGGCGGGTTCCGTGGTCTACGAGGTGCGCCGGCAGTTCCGCGAGCACCCCGGGATCATGGACTACACCGAGAAGCCCGAATACGGCCGTGTCGTCGACATCTGCACCAAGGACGCGCTGCGCGAACTGGCCACCCCCGGCCTGCTCGCCATCCTCGCGCCCGTCGCCGTCGGCTTCACGTTCGGCGTCGGCTCGCTCGGCTCGTACCTCGCCGGGGCCATCGGCGCGGGCACGCTCATGGCGGTCTTCCTCGCCAACTCCGGCGGCGCGTGGGACAACGCCAAGAAGCTCGTCGAGGACGGCCACTACGGCGGCAAGGGCAGTGAGGCCCATGCCGCGACCGTCATCGGCGACACCGTCGGCGACCCGTTCAAGGACACGGCCGGACCGGCGATCAACCCGCTGCTCAAGGTGATGAACCTGGTGGCGTTGCTGATCGCCCCGGCCGTCGTCCAGTTCTCGTACGGGAAGGACGCGAATCTCGGCGTGCGCATCGGCGTCTCCGTCATCTCGATCGGCGTGATCGTCGGCGCGGTCTACGTGTCCAAGCGGCGCGGCATCGCGATGGGCGACGAGGGGGAGGGCGAGGGCAGCCCCGAGGCCAAGCGATCAGCCGACCCGGCGGTGGTGTCGTCCTAGCCGACTGACCGTCAATACGATGATGGGCGTCACTCTTTGGGGTGGCGCCCATCGTCTGTTTTCGCATCAGACCACGTCAGGTTTCTCACTGGCTTCTTGGTTCAAATGGCTGCAATACGGGGCACAAGGTACGGTCGGATGATGGCCGGGACCCGTATGCCGTGTAGGTTCCGGGGCCGTAGAGCCACGGAAGGAACGACAACCGGTGACGAACAAATTCACGGCTGCGCTGACCGGTGCGGCTCTGGTCCTGACGCTGGGGTCGCTGTCCGCGTGCAGCGACGACAGCAACAAGGAACTGGACAGCTGGGCCAAGACGGTCTGCGACCAGGCCGCCGCGCAGGTGACGAAGATCAACGACGCCAACACGGCGATCACCAAGGTCGACAGCGCCGGCAAGCCGCTCGACGTGCGCAGGGCGGATTCCGCCGCGTTCGCGCAGATCGCGGCCGCCTACGCGGCGCTGTCGGGCATCGTCAACCAGGCCGGCGACCCGCCCGTCGACAAGGGCGCCGCGCTCAAGAAGGGCGCGGTCTCCGACCTCACCAAGCTCTCCGTCTCCTACGCCGCCCTGCAGAAGCAGGTCGACGCGCTCAACATCGCCGACCAGGCGAAGTTCGCGGCAGGACTCAAGACCGTCTCCGAGAGCCTCGCCAAGGTCAGCAAGAGCGGTGAGCAGGCCCTCGACACGCTGCGCCAGGGCGAGCTCGGCACGGCCATGGCCAAGCAGCCCGGCTGTCAGCAGGGCGGCACCGTAAGCCCGTCCGCGTCGGCGAGCTGAAACCCGAACCGCTTTCCGGGGACAGGGGACAATGGCACCGTGAGCAAGCCCTCCCTCCCCACGACCGAGCACACCGCGCGACTGCGCGACGCGCTGCGCAAAGCCGCCTTCACCGCAGACGGCTGCCTCGACCTCCTCGGGGCCGGCGCCTACGCCGCGCTCTCCCGGGCCGAGACCGTACCCGCGCTGCGCGCGACGCGCGGCGACGGCCCGCTGGAGAGCCTGGTGCGGCTCTTCCTGCTGCAACGGCCCGTCCCCTACGCCGCACTGCGCAAGGCGCTGCCGTTCGCCGACGAGGCCATCGCGGGCGGCTGGCTGCTGCGGGACGGCGACGAGGTGCGGGCGACGGTCGACGTACGCCCGTACGCGGGCGACGGGGCCGGCGAGGACTGGTGGATCGTCTCCGACCTCGGCTGCGCGGTCGGCGGCGCCAACGGGATCGGCACGACGCCGGGCGTGGACCGGGCCGACCTCGTGCTCGGCGTGGGCGGCGCGTCCACCACGCTGGCCGGGATCACGGTGCGCGAGCCCGTGGGCAGCGCCCTGGACCTCGGCACCGGCTCCGGCGTCCAGGCCCTGCACGCCTCCCGGCACGCCACCCAGGTCACCGCGACCGACCTCAACCCGCGCGCCCTGCACTTCGCGCGGCTCACCCTGGCCCTGTCGGGCACGGCCGAGCCGGTGCTGCGCCAGGGCAGCCTGTTCGAGCCGGTGGGGGACGAGCGCTACGACCTGATCGTGTCCAACCCGCCCTTCGTCATCTCGCCGGGCAGCCGCTTCACCTACCGCGACGGCGGCATGTCCGGCGACGACCTGTGCCGCACCCTCGTCCAGGAGGCCGGCGCCCACCTCAACGACGGCGGCTACTGCCAGCTGCTCGCCAACTGGCAGCACACCGACGGCGAGGACTGGCGCGAGCGGCTGTCCTCCTGGGTCCCGCGCGGCTGCGACGCCTGGATCGTCCAGCGCGAGGTCCAGGACGTCACCCAGTACGCGGAACTGTGGCTGCGCGACGGCGGCGACCACCTCGCCGACCCGGCCGCGTACGCCGCCCGCTACGACGCCTGGCTCGACGCCTTCGAGCAGCGCAAGGTCAAGGGCGTCGGCTTCGGCTGGATCACCCTGCGCAAGACGGGTTCCGACCGCCCGGCCGTCATCGCCGAGGAGTGGCCGCACCCCGTCGAACAGCCGCTCGGCCCGCACATCGCCGCGTGGTTCGGCCGCCAGGACTTCCTGCGCACGCACGACGACGCCGCGCTGCTCGCCGCCCGCTTCCGGCTCGCCGCCGAGGTCGTCCAGGAACAGGTCGGCCTCCCCGGCGCCGAGGACCCCGAGCACGTGGTGCTGCGCGCCAACCGCGGCATGCGCAGGGCGACCAAGGTCGACACGGTCGGCGCCGGCTTCGCGGGCGTCTGCGACGGCAGCCTCACCGCCGGCGCGATCCTCGACGCCATCGCCCAACTGCTCGGCGAGGACCCGGTGGTCCTGCGGGACCGTACGCCGGACGCGATCCGCATGCTGGTCGAGCAGGGCTTCCTGGAGCCCGAGCCGCAGCCGGGACGGGCCACGGCCTGAGCGCCACGGCCTGAGCATGACGAAGCCCGTCCGCCGGAGTGCCGGGCGGACGGGCTTTCGTGACGCTGCCGATGCCTACTTCTGGAGCACGCGGCCCTGGGCGTCGGTGCGGTCCTCGTTGGTGAAGAAGATGATCGCGTCGATCAGCGACCAGACGCCGCAGCCACCGCAGGTGAAGAGCTGGGCGACGGCCATGCCCGTGTGGCCGGTGTAGAAGCGGCCGACGCCGAAGCCACCCAGGAAGAGGGTGAGGAGGCCAGCGGTGGTCCGGCTCTTGTCGGACAGCGGGCGGCCCTTGGCGTCGAAGCCGTGCGGGGCGTCAGGGGTGGGCGTGGCCATGAAACATGCTCCTTGCGTCAATGGGGACGTAGAAACGTCAGCAGGAGCGCACAAATCGGAAACCCGGCCCCCCGCGACGGATTGACGAGATCTTTGCATCAGAAGCCTGACATTGGCCTGATAATTACGTCTCGTCATGAAACCGTGATCGGCACGTTGTCAAAACCCGCCGTCACATCACGTTGCGCACGACGGCCCACGTCAGAGCGATCCCCAGGATCACGGCCTGCGCACGCGGCTTGAGCGCCGGCCGGTACACCTGGCCGCGCAGGCCCTCGGTGAACCACCGGAGATAGAGGTACAACCCCGCCGGGCTGGCGATCAGCAGCAGCGCGTTGTCGTGGAACGCGGCCGTGAAGTCCCCGTGCATCAGGTCGTAGACCATGCGCGTGCCGCCGCAGGCCGGACACAGCAGCCCCGTCACCCAGTTGAAGGGGCAGCGGGGCAGCCAGTGCCCCGGCTGGTGCGGGTCGGTGCCGTACAGATAGGCGGCTGCGCCGAGGCCCGCGACCGCGGACGTCAGCGAGGCCGTGACCGGTCGCCCGGCCACGGCCCGGAGACGGGCGAGGGCCGTCTCAGCCATGCAGGATCCGCCCCTGGGAGTCGGTGCGGTCGTTGCTGGTGAGGAAGAGGATGCCGTCGATCAGTGACCAGACGCCGCAGCCGCCGCAGGTGAACAGCTGGGCCAGGCCCATGCCGACGTCACCGGTGTAGAAACGGCCGATGCCGAGACCGCCGACGAGAAGCTGCAGCACACCCGCGACGACCTTGGACTTGTCGGACAGCGGCCGGCCGTACGCGTCATAGCCGTACGGTGCGTTGGGGTCGCCGGTGTAGCCGCCGGGGCCCGGCGGCGGGTACGCGCCCTGCTGCGGATAGCCGTAGCCGGGCTGGGGGCCGGGCTGGCCGGCCGGTTGCTGCGGGTAGCCGTAACCGCCGTCCTGGGGCTGGCCGTACGGGTTGTTCGGGTCGGACATCTCGGGCTCTCCCCGTTCTGCGTTCCGCGGGAAGGGCCCGCGGAATACCTGTGGTCTTCGCCGTCATCTTGTCAGGTCGGTCAATACGTGAAAGAGCGCAGGGCGGTTCCTTTGCGAGAGCAGGACGGCAGCCGGACGACAGTCGCAATCGAGCCACCCCCCGGCGGGCACGCCGCGGCCGTTCACCCCGGATTCGCCCGGCCGTCGCCGCGGCGTGGCATTGTCCGCCACACACCCTTGGGCACGCCAGTGGCTCACCAGTAGAAGGAGGAGAGTATGGACAGCGCACCCGCGGTCTTCGCCGGAGCGGTCTTCGCGCTCTTCGGGGCCGGACTGCTGCTGTGGACGGTGACCCGTATCACGCGGCGGGTGCCGGTGACCGAAGGCGGCGGTCAGACGGCGACGGTCCTCGCGGTGCTGTTCGGAGCGGTGTCGCTCCTCGTGGGCGTCTGGTCGTTGCTACGTATCTGAGCGCAGTTCGATCACGCGGGGTCGCGTGCATGACACGTACCGCCACGGGGATGAATCGGACATGGCTTGCCATCCGTGCGGCAGACAGGATGGAAGTCGGGTTACCGTTCGAGTGGCGTTGCGGACTTTTCCCGTTTGACACGGGGCCGGGATGTACGGTCACACTCCGCAGCGAGACCACCTTCGACCCGGAGAGAAGAGCGAAGTTGTCCCCGACCCGCGAGACCGCAAAGAGCGGCCAGCGACTCGTCATCGTCGAGTCGCCCGCCAAGGCGAAGACGATCAAGGGCTACCTCGGCCCTGGATACGTCGTCGAGGCCAGCGTCGGGCACATCCGCGACCTCCCGAACGGGGCCGCCGAAGTGCCGGCGGAGTTCAAGGGCCAGCCGTGGGCTCGGCTCGGCGTGAACGTCGACAGTGAGTTCCAGCCGATCTATGTCGTCAACGCCGACAAGAAGGCGCAGGTCAAGAAGCTCAAGGACCTCCTCAAGGACTCCGACGAGCTCCTCCTGGCAACCGATGAGGACCGCGAGGGCGAGGCCATCGCCTGGCACCTGCAGGAAGTCCTCAAGCCCAAGGTCCCGGTCCGCCGGATGGTCTTCCACGAGATCACCAAGGACGCGATCCAGGAAGCCGTCCGCAATCCGCGCGAGCTGAACCAGCCGCTGGTCGACGCCCAGGAGACCCGCCGCATCCTCGACCGCCTCTACGGCTACGAGGTCTCGCCGGTCCTGTGGAAGAAGGTCATGCCCCGGCTGTCCGCCGGCCGCGTGCAGTCCGTCGCCACCCGTCTGGTCGTCCAGCGTGAGCGCGAGCGCATCGCCTTCCGCTCCGCCGAGTACTGGGACCTCTCCGGCACCTTCGCCACCGGCCGGGCCGGCGACGCCACCGACCCCGGCACCTTCTCCGCCAAGCTCACCACGGTCGACGGCAAGCGCGTCGCCCAGGGCCGCGACTTCGACGCCGCCACCGGCGCCCTCAAGGACGGCGCGACCGTCCTGCACCTGGACGAGCCCGCCGCGCGCGTCCTCGCCGCCGCCCTCGCCGACTCCTCCTTCGCGGTCCGCTCGGTGGAGTCCAAGCCGTACCGCCGCTCGCCGTACGCGCCCTTCCGTACGACGACGCTCCAGCAGGAGGCGAGCCGCAAGCTCGGCTTCGGCGCGAAGTCCACCATGCAGGTCGCCCAGAAGCTGTACGAGAACGGCTTCATCACCTACATGCGTACGGACTCCACCACCCTGTCCGAGACGGCCATCACCGCCGCCCGCGCCCAGGTCACCCAGCTCTACGGGGCCGAGTACCTGCCCGACAAGCCGCGCGTCTACACCGGCAAGGTCAAGAACGCGCAGGAGGCGCACGAGGCGATCCGCCCCTCCGGCGACCGCTTCCGTACCCCCGCCGAGACCGGCCTGACCGGCGACCAGTACCGGCTCTACGAGCTGATCTGGATGCGTACGGTCGCCAGCCAGATGAAGGACGCCGTCGGCCAGTCGGTGACGGTGAAGGTCGGCGGGCGCTCCAGTGACGGCCGCGACGCCGAGTTCTCGGCGAGCGGCAAGATCATCACCTTCCACGGCTTCATGAAGGCCTACGTCGAAGGCGCCGACGACCCCAACGCCGAGCTCGACAGCTCCGAGCGCCGGCTCCCGCGGGTCACCGAGGGCGACCCGCTGTCGGCGACCGACATCACCGCCGACGGCCACGCCACCAAGCCCCCGGCCCGCTACACCGAGGCCTCGCTGGTCAAGGAGCTCGAAGAGCGCGAGATCGGCCGCCCGTCGACGTACGCCTCGATCATCGGCACGATCCTCGACCGCGGCTACGTCTTCAAGAAGGGCACGGCGCTCGTCCCGTCCTTCCTCTCCTTCGCCGTCGTCGGCCTCCTGGAGAAGCACTTCGGCCGGCTCGTCGACTACGACTTCACCGCCAAGATGGAGGACGACCTCGACCGCATCGCGCGCGGCGAGGCCCGTGCCGTGCCGTGGCTGCGCCGCTTCTACTTCGGCGGCGAGCACGTGGCGGAGGGCTCCGCGGCGGACGCCGGCAACGGTGACGGGGACCACCTCGGCGGCCTCAAGGAGCTGGTCGAGGACCTCGGCGCCATCGACGCCCGCGAGGTCTCCTCGTTCCCCGTCGGCACCGGCGGCATCATGCTCCGCGTCGGCCGCTACGGCCCCTACGTCGAGAAGCCCAGCGACATCGAGGGCGAGCCCGGCCAGCGCGCCGACGTCCCCGACGACCTTCCCCCGGACGAGCTGA is part of the Streptomyces sp. NBC_01262 genome and harbors:
- the topA gene encoding type I DNA topoisomerase codes for the protein MSPTRETAKSGQRLVIVESPAKAKTIKGYLGPGYVVEASVGHIRDLPNGAAEVPAEFKGQPWARLGVNVDSEFQPIYVVNADKKAQVKKLKDLLKDSDELLLATDEDREGEAIAWHLQEVLKPKVPVRRMVFHEITKDAIQEAVRNPRELNQPLVDAQETRRILDRLYGYEVSPVLWKKVMPRLSAGRVQSVATRLVVQRERERIAFRSAEYWDLSGTFATGRAGDATDPGTFSAKLTTVDGKRVAQGRDFDAATGALKDGATVLHLDEPAARVLAAALADSSFAVRSVESKPYRRSPYAPFRTTTLQQEASRKLGFGAKSTMQVAQKLYENGFITYMRTDSTTLSETAITAARAQVTQLYGAEYLPDKPRVYTGKVKNAQEAHEAIRPSGDRFRTPAETGLTGDQYRLYELIWMRTVASQMKDAVGQSVTVKVGGRSSDGRDAEFSASGKIITFHGFMKAYVEGADDPNAELDSSERRLPRVTEGDPLSATDITADGHATKPPARYTEASLVKELEEREIGRPSTYASIIGTILDRGYVFKKGTALVPSFLSFAVVGLLEKHFGRLVDYDFTAKMEDDLDRIARGEARAVPWLRRFYFGGEHVAEGSAADAGNGDGDHLGGLKELVEDLGAIDAREVSSFPVGTGGIMLRVGRYGPYVEKPSDIEGEPGQRADVPDDLPPDELTVELAEEFLAKPSGDFELGADPVSGNQIVAKDGRYGPYVTEILPEGTPKTGKNAVKPRTASLFKSMSLDTVTLDDALKLMSLPRVVGTDPESGTEITAQNGRYGPYLKKGTDSRSIETEDQLFSITLEQALAIYAQPKQRGRAAAKPPLKELGTDPVSERPVVVKDGRFGPYVTDGETNATLRRDDDVETITPERGYELLAEKRTKAPVKKAVAKKAPAKKAPAKKAPVKKATTAATAAKKTAAKKAPAKKATAAATAAKKPTA